Proteins co-encoded in one Octopus sinensis linkage group LG6, ASM634580v1, whole genome shotgun sequence genomic window:
- the LOC115213245 gene encoding general transcription factor II-I repeat domain-containing protein 2-like, giving the protein MPQSAENILLVETKNNYVFDDEIKDESGPQDLAFAENNTSQLTDLNLKLQGKSKLIAQLHDDIKCIIPKLSLWKSQSLNKNSVHFPKCKELKNAADTDSILSFAILYFAEIILSFAKYNSHLELLSTEFQERFRDFSSFEHQFTLFSAPFTFDIAKVEKSLQMKLLETQSNSSLTAKYFQAGIRGVFACLPENLKNFREFSTRFTGMFGSTYVCKQLFSFMKSTKTSQRTRQTDQQLSSLIKLRAAQTFQPDIPKIVCKTRCQASGQNTKTV; this is encoded by the coding sequence ATGCCACAAAgtgctgaaaatattttgcttgttgAGACAAAAAATAATTATGTGTTTGACGATGAAATAAAGGATGAGAGTGGGCCCCAGGATCTGGCTTTTGCTGAGAACAATACTTCACAATTAACTGATCTCAACTTGAAATTACAAGGTAAAAGCAAACTCATTGCTCAGTTGCATGATGACATCAAGTGTATCATTCCAAAATTAAGCTTATGGAAATCACAGTCGTTAAATAAAAATTCAGTTCATTTTCCTAAATGCAAAGAGCTGAAAAATGCTGCTGATACTGATTCTATACTTAGCTTTGCTATACTATACTTTGCTGAGATTATACTTAGCTTTGCTAAGTATAACAGTCACCTGGAATTGTTATCAACAGAATTTCAGGAACGATTTCGTGATTTCTCATCATTTGAACATCAGTTTACTTTATTCTCAGCACCATTCACCTTTGATATTGCTAAGGTAGAAAAAAGCCTGCAGATGAAACTATTAGAAACGCAGTCGAATTCTTCACTCACAGCAAAGTATTTTCAAGCAGGGATACGTGGTGTCTTTGCATGCCTacctgaaaatttaaaaaacttcaGAGAGTTTTCCACAAGGTTTACAGGAATGTTTGGTTCTACCTATGTGTGTAAACAGTTATTTTCCTTCATGAAATCAACAAAGACTTCTCAGAGAACAAGGCAGACTGATCAACAATTATCATCTCTGATCAAACTCAGAGCAGCACAGACATTTCAGCCAGACATACCAAAAATTGTCTGCAAAACGAGATGTCAAGCCTCAGGTCAAAACACGAAAACTGTTTGA